In a single window of the Elaeis guineensis isolate ETL-2024a chromosome 6, EG11, whole genome shotgun sequence genome:
- the LOC140858414 gene encoding acidic endochitinase-like, protein MATNQLLPLLLLALVAGSHAGSIAVYWGQNGNEGTLADTCSSGLYAYVILAFLTTFGNGQTPVLNLAGHCDPNAGTCTSLSSDIQSCQSQGVIVLLSLGGGSGSYSLSSTDDAQNVANYLWDNFLGGSSSSRPLGDAVLDGIDFDIEATNGDFFDDLAKDLAQFSSQGKKVYLTAAPQCPYPDAHLNTALQTGIFDYVWIQFYNNPPCQYSSGSIDNLTGAWSTWISSVTATNFFLGLPASTDAAGSGYIPPDVLTSQVLPAIKGTAKYGGIMLWNRYYDEQNNYSTTVKGSV, encoded by the coding sequence ATGGCCACCAACcaactcctccccctcctcctcctcgccCTCGTCGCCGGCTCCCATGCGGGCAGCATCGCTGTCTACTGGGGCCAGAACGGCAATGAGGGCACCCTCGCCGACACCTGCTCCAGCGGCCTCTACGCCTACGTCATCCTCGCCTTCCTCACCACATTCGGCAACGGCCAGACCCCCGTCCTCAACCTCGCAGGCCACTGCGACCCCAACGCAGGCACCTGCACCAGCCTCTCCTCCGACATCCAGTCCTGCCAGTCCCAGGGTGTCATCGTCCTTCTCTCCCTCGGCGGTGGCTCCGGCAGCTACTCCCTCTCCTCCACCGACGATGCCCAGAACGTCGCCAACTACCTCTGGGACAACTTCCTTGGCGGCAGCTCCTCCTCTCGCCCCCTCGGCGACGCCGTCCTCGATGGCATCGACTTCGACATCGAGGCGACCAACGGAGACTTCTTCGACGACCTTGCAAAGGATCTGGCGCAGTTCAGCAGCCAGGGAAAGAAGGTCTACCTCACGGCGGCGCCACAGTGCCCGTACCCCGACGCGCACCTCAACACGGCGCTGCAGACCGGGATTTTCGACTATGTCTGGATCCAGTTCTACAACAACCCACCGTGCCAGTACTCCTCGGGGAGCATCGACAATTTGACCGGTGCGTGGAGCACCTGGATATCGAGCGTGACGGCGACCAACTTTTTCTTGGGCTTGCCGGCGTCGACCGATGCGGCCGGCAGCGGGTACATCCCCCCCGACGTGCTGACTTCTCAGGTTCTGCCGGCAATTAAGGGCACTGCCAAGTATGGTGGAATCATGCTGTGGAACCGGTACTACGATGAGCAGAACAACTACAGCACCACCGTGAAGGGTAGCGTTTGA